Proteins encoded by one window of Myxococcales bacterium:
- a CDS encoding PAS domain S-box protein has translation MSKPTTKEKRPKIDSGIEQQLLAMAVEQAAEIFVITDPALSILYANPALEAVTGYTAAEAIGKNLITFLAANSKKNRAAEIRKVLDAGEVWNGRLSNRKKDGAQYEEVATIFPVRNEKGQITHYAAVKRDVTRLVALEAQLLQAQKLESIGQLAAGIAHEINTPIQYVGDNTRFLQDAFEDLLGLVNEYRRFVAAMNGKPGENPLLTAVNEAEELADLEYLASEIPLAVRQSLEGIERVAKIVRAMKEFSHPGTEEKTSVDLNKAIESTVTVSRNEWKYVADLELDLDAELPLVPCLPGEFNQVILNILINAAHAIGDVVSRGSGKKGRIVVRTRREGAWAEIRISDTGPGIPEAIQGKIFDPFFTTKEVGRGTGQGLAIARSAIVDKHGGTIYFETQPGTGTTFIVRLPIGAK, from the coding sequence ATGTCAAAACCCACGACAAAGGAAAAACGGCCGAAAATCGACAGCGGAATCGAGCAACAATTGCTGGCGATGGCGGTCGAGCAAGCCGCTGAAATCTTTGTCATTACCGATCCGGCTTTATCTATTCTCTACGCCAACCCCGCGCTGGAGGCGGTCACCGGATACACAGCGGCGGAAGCGATCGGGAAAAACCTGATCACTTTTCTGGCGGCCAATTCCAAAAAAAACCGGGCGGCGGAAATCCGCAAGGTTCTGGACGCCGGGGAAGTCTGGAACGGCCGGCTGAGCAACCGGAAAAAGGACGGCGCCCAATACGAGGAAGTCGCGACCATTTTCCCGGTGCGGAACGAAAAAGGCCAGATCACCCACTATGCCGCCGTCAAGCGGGACGTCACCCGGTTGGTGGCCCTGGAAGCTCAATTGCTCCAGGCGCAAAAGCTGGAATCCATTGGCCAGTTGGCGGCCGGCATCGCCCACGAAATCAACACGCCCATTCAATACGTCGGCGACAACACCCGTTTTCTGCAGGACGCGTTCGAGGATTTGCTCGGCCTGGTCAACGAATATCGCCGGTTCGTCGCCGCGATGAACGGCAAGCCCGGCGAAAATCCCCTGCTGACCGCGGTGAACGAGGCGGAAGAACTGGCCGATCTCGAGTACCTGGCGTCGGAAATACCGCTGGCCGTGCGACAATCGCTGGAAGGCATCGAACGGGTGGCCAAGATCGTCCGGGCCATGAAGGAATTTTCGCATCCCGGCACCGAAGAGAAAACCAGCGTCGATCTGAACAAGGCAATCGAAAGCACGGTGACCGTATCCCGCAATGAGTGGAAATACGTGGCCGATCTCGAATTGGATCTCGACGCCGAACTGCCGCTGGTCCCTTGCCTGCCCGGCGAATTCAACCAGGTCATTTTGAACATCCTGATCAATGCCGCGCACGCCATCGGCGACGTGGTTTCCCGCGGCTCGGGGAAAAAGGGCCGGATCGTCGTCCGCACCCGGCGGGAAGGCGCCTGGGCGGAAATCCGCATCAGCGATACCGGCCCGGGCATTCCCGAGGCGATCCAGGGGAAAATCTTCGACCCGTTCTTTACCACCAAGGAAGTAGGGCGCGGCACCGGGCAAGGGCTGGCGATCGCCCGTTCGGCCATCGTCGACAAACACGGCGGCACTATTTATTTTGAAACGCAACCGGGCACCGGAACGACTTTCATCGTCCGGCTCCCGATCGGAGCGAAATAA
- a CDS encoding HDOD domain-containing protein — protein sequence MKRILFVDDEPNVLQGLSRLLRPMRQEWKMEFAGSGAAALEIMEREPCDVVISDMRMPGMSGAELLDEVRRRYPQTVRIVLSGQTDKSDIVRSVDPVHQYLAKPCDAELLVETVNRAFALRGLLATEPLKRLVSQMESLPSLPTLYHQLMHELHSANASLHNVEKIISQDMGMAAKMLQMVNSAFFGLRRRVTSPGQAVMILGLDTIKGLALSSHVFSQVRQSRLQDFSLDRLWKHSMLVGGGARAIAHAAGGDARAVDYAFTAGMMHDVGKLILANEMSAEYKRMRKTAGARNLPIAIVEQESLAATHAEVGAYLLGLWGLPDPILEAVAYHHQPGISLVKNLGPLAAVHVADALADELIPDPDAGGSPLDLPYLTHLGIADRVTEWQRLLEKMIAES from the coding sequence ATGAAGCGAATCTTATTCGTGGACGACGAACCCAACGTGCTCCAGGGCCTGAGCCGCCTGCTCCGGCCGATGCGGCAGGAATGGAAGATGGAGTTCGCCGGCAGCGGCGCCGCGGCGCTGGAAATCATGGAGCGCGAACCGTGCGACGTGGTGATCTCGGACATGCGCATGCCGGGCATGAGCGGCGCCGAATTGCTCGACGAGGTGCGCCGGCGATATCCGCAAACGGTCCGCATCGTCCTCTCCGGCCAGACCGACAAAAGCGATATCGTCCGCAGCGTCGATCCGGTCCATCAATATCTGGCCAAGCCTTGCGACGCCGAACTGCTCGTCGAAACGGTCAACCGCGCCTTTGCGCTTCGCGGCCTGCTGGCGACCGAACCGCTCAAACGGCTGGTGTCGCAAATGGAATCGCTGCCCAGTCTGCCGACCCTTTATCATCAATTGATGCACGAACTCCATTCGGCCAACGCCTCGCTGCACAACGTGGAAAAAATCATCTCCCAGGATATGGGCATGGCGGCCAAGATGCTGCAAATGGTCAACTCGGCCTTCTTCGGCCTGCGCCGCCGGGTCACCAGCCCAGGTCAGGCGGTGATGATTCTCGGCCTGGACACCATTAAGGGCCTCGCCCTCTCCTCGCATGTCTTTTCGCAAGTCCGCCAAAGCCGGCTGCAGGATTTTTCGTTGGATCGCCTGTGGAAACACAGCATGCTCGTGGGCGGCGGCGCCCGGGCGATCGCCCACGCGGCCGGCGGCGACGCCCGCGCCGTCGATTACGCCTTTACCGCGGGCATGATGCACGATGTCGGCAAGTTGATTCTGGCTAACGAAATGTCCGCCGAGTACAAGCGGATGCGCAAAACAGCCGGCGCCCGGAACCTTCCCATTGCCATCGTCGAACAGGAGTCCCTGGCCGCGACCCACGCCGAGGTCGGCGCCTATTTGCTCGGCCTCTGGGGATTGCCGGACCCGATCCTGGAAGCCGTAGCCTATCACCATCAGCCGGGAATAAGCCTGGTCAAAAACCTCGGCCCCCTGGCGGCGGTGCACGTCGCCGATGCCCTGGCCGACGAGTTGATTCCGGATCCCGACGCCGGCGGCTCGCCGCTCGACCTCCCCTATTTGACTCACCTGGGCATCGCGGATCGGGTGACCGAATGGCAACGCTTGCTCGAGAAGATGATCGCCGAGAGCTAA
- a CDS encoding lectin MOA-related protein: MKKPEIKGPKAKGRKSGKAAGSFKRMWHQPAEAEYPKIYAAEEEIMNILKAKLGKRLVPGCHPFFSDASYFLTPLVHAKEIIANSRAAMSEYAYTEEVFDCDDFALVMKANFCQAAFKEGLRRAPHCFGILWGNVSPLGGHAINWMITADKELWFVEPQTGEVYRPRPKDDGIYFLLI, translated from the coding sequence ATGAAAAAGCCGGAGATCAAGGGACCCAAAGCGAAGGGCCGGAAAAGCGGGAAGGCGGCGGGATCGTTCAAGCGAATGTGGCACCAACCCGCCGAAGCGGAATACCCGAAGATTTACGCCGCCGAGGAAGAGATCATGAATATTCTGAAAGCCAAACTCGGCAAAAGGCTGGTCCCGGGGTGTCATCCCTTTTTCTCCGATGCCAGCTATTTCCTGACGCCGTTGGTTCACGCCAAGGAGATCATCGCCAACAGCCGCGCGGCGATGAGCGAATATGCCTACACCGAGGAGGTTTTCGATTGCGACGACTTCGCGCTGGTGATGAAGGCCAATTTTTGCCAAGCCGCTTTCAAGGAAGGCCTGCGGCGGGCTCCCCATTGTTTCGGCATTTTGTGGGGCAATGTGTCGCCATTAGGCGGGCACGCCATCAACTGGATGATCACCGCCGACAAGGAGCTTTGGTTTGTCGAACCGCAAACCGGCGAGGTTTACCGGCCGCGGCCCAAGGATGACGGCATTTATTTCCTGTTGATTTAG
- a CDS encoding response regulator, whose amino-acid sequence MEEKTKQHVILLVDDEPNVLAALQRVLHKEPYEVLTANSGTEALILLAGREVDLVVADQDMPILTGTMFLAEVRRKYPETVRYILTGKASLEVAVDAINAGEVARFLMKPIDETEFRLVIREGLRQKDLMAEVRRLLQVTRMQSAVLDQLESEHPEIIGLVRELSEEQQLGHDVDKLIKAIQDELGHADHYPWLPGRRLR is encoded by the coding sequence TTGGAAGAGAAAACGAAACAACACGTGATTCTGCTCGTCGACGATGAACCGAACGTCCTGGCCGCCCTCCAACGCGTTCTCCATAAAGAACCCTACGAGGTGTTGACCGCGAATTCGGGCACCGAGGCGCTGATTCTGCTGGCCGGGCGCGAGGTGGATCTGGTGGTGGCCGACCAGGATATGCCCATCCTGACCGGCACGATGTTTCTCGCCGAAGTGCGACGCAAGTACCCGGAAACGGTGCGTTACATCCTGACCGGCAAGGCCAGCCTCGAGGTCGCGGTGGATGCGATCAACGCCGGTGAGGTCGCGCGCTTCCTGATGAAGCCGATCGACGAGACCGAATTTCGGCTGGTGATCCGCGAAGGGTTGCGGCAGAAGGATCTGATGGCCGAGGTCCGGCGGTTGTTGCAGGTGACCCGCATGCAGTCGGCGGTGCTGGATCAATTGGAAAGCGAGCACCCCGAAATCATCGGCCTGGTGCGCGAGTTGAGCGAGGAACAACAACTCGGCCATGACGTCGATAAATTGATCAAGGCCATCCAGGACGAACTCGGGCACGCCGATCATTATCCCTGGTTGCCGGGGCGACGGCTGCGTTGA
- a CDS encoding endo-1,4-beta-xylanase translates to MKSAWTILTLMIILLLPALLASCAGDDDDDNPGSNPGQTQDDDNDGADDDDDDDNNNDDDNNDNDTSPAEIWDALTPQGLPVDQVMGTSTQMYDGPDDNWYRDFEIPKLVEAGLFRLRASIDWPDVEPEQDQFTFAYSDPFVQLVIDAGLRFDGRLCYGVDWAAPDDNDSAIPPADFGDYAGHVAEHYCGVIDSWEIWNEENVKVFWQPEPDPQVFGDIMKAVFIAVHDACPDAKVVFGGLTPFEGNSLVGQGLYRFLDEVRAVHPDIGDYFDVMAIHPYTLGQTPTPEYALLFGDYEFWPSLPGQVRTARQRLADMGVPDKPIWATEYGWPSLLIGEQAQADFLVRGALLGLTEGVEAMDWYTFYDREPGSSTLPTEDYFGLYSWPDAEGGPQQKPVYRAARGLYRVLGDARYAGDLSAALSLPDSVYGLGFVNEQTGQIYLAAWDGRYKKTTSLTLPCPAATQSYEVLDEEGESVAQGGAVESLTLELTGQVTYVRFDLE, encoded by the coding sequence ATGAAAAGCGCCTGGACGATTCTCACCCTGATGATCATTCTCTTGCTGCCGGCCCTGCTCGCTTCCTGCGCCGGCGACGACGATGACGATAACCCCGGATCGAATCCGGGGCAGACTCAAGACGACGACAACGACGGTGCTGACGATGATGATGACGACGACAACAACAATGACGACGACAATAACGACAACGACACCTCGCCCGCCGAAATCTGGGATGCGCTTACGCCGCAGGGATTGCCGGTCGATCAGGTGATGGGCACCTCGACGCAGATGTACGACGGGCCCGACGACAACTGGTACCGCGATTTCGAGATCCCCAAGCTGGTCGAAGCCGGGCTGTTTCGCTTGCGCGCGTCGATCGACTGGCCCGACGTCGAACCCGAACAGGATCAGTTCACCTTCGCCTACAGCGATCCGTTCGTGCAACTGGTGATCGACGCCGGCCTGCGGTTCGACGGCCGCCTTTGCTACGGCGTCGATTGGGCGGCGCCGGACGACAACGACTCGGCCATCCCGCCCGCCGACTTCGGCGACTACGCCGGGCACGTCGCCGAACACTATTGCGGGGTCATCGACTCCTGGGAAATCTGGAACGAGGAAAACGTCAAGGTATTCTGGCAGCCCGAGCCGGACCCGCAGGTTTTCGGCGACATCATGAAAGCGGTGTTCATCGCCGTGCACGACGCCTGTCCGGACGCGAAAGTCGTCTTCGGCGGCCTGACGCCCTTCGAGGGCAATTCGCTCGTTGGCCAGGGGCTTTACCGGTTCCTCGACGAGGTCCGCGCCGTGCATCCCGACATCGGCGATTACTTCGACGTCATGGCCATTCACCCCTACACGCTGGGACAGACGCCGACGCCGGAATACGCACTGTTGTTCGGCGACTACGAATTTTGGCCCAGCCTGCCCGGCCAGGTTCGCACCGCCCGGCAGCGCCTCGCCGACATGGGCGTGCCCGACAAACCGATCTGGGCCACCGAATACGGCTGGCCGTCGCTGCTCATCGGCGAGCAGGCGCAGGCCGACTTCCTGGTGCGCGGCGCACTGCTCGGCCTGACCGAGGGCGTCGAGGCCATGGACTGGTACACCTTCTACGATCGCGAACCGGGTAGCAGCACCCTTCCCACTGAGGATTATTTCGGTCTTTACTCCTGGCCCGACGCCGAGGGCGGCCCGCAGCAAAAGCCCGTCTACCGCGCGGCGCGCGGCCTGTACCGGGTTCTTGGCGACGCGCGCTACGCCGGCGATCTGTCCGCCGCGCTCAGTTTGCCGGACAGCGTTTACGGCCTGGGATTCGTGAACGAACAAACCGGTCAAATCTACCTGGCCGCATGGGACGGCCGGTATAAAAAAACCACTTCCTTGACGTTACCCTGCCCGGCGGCGACGCAAAGCTACGAAGTGCTGGACGAGGAAGGCGAAAGCGTCGCGCAAGGCGGCGCCGTCGAATCGCTGACCCTGGAACTGACGGGGCAAGTAACCTACGTCCGTTTCGACTTGGAATAG